One Deltaproteobacteria bacterium DNA window includes the following coding sequences:
- a CDS encoding tetratricopeptide repeat protein translates to MVVQPTPSRVRWIAPASVVLLAVAFSVHRLEDFDTWYHLAAGRLMLATGTWPATNTFSLTAPEYPWIDLHWIFQLLLYAAWTIGGIDGTIVLAATLMGATTFVLYGVTRRFVPPALAAFLLALALVISSPRFVPRPEVLSFLYFAVYLRLLEDRSRSGRAVFLLVPIQILWVNTQGIFAVGIALIGCYWLGATLAFLPLPRGWREESALDPAAWRRLTAVLVLATLACFLNPWGIEGALFPFQLLPRVTGSSLFSARIGEFRPPLASGYAPPLVSTWVALLALAAASFVVNLRRWHLGRFLATVAFGYLSTQSLRNMAFFGWIAAPAIAANVGPWLARRSVPSAARSALAAGGIVAIMLLIGAVATNQYSRLMGIEREFGLGVSRARFPSAAVAFIEQTRITGRAFNCLAMGGYLAWSRPNDPVFVDGRLEAFPEDVFRRYFAAMERPDRWPQDVAPYEPDYAFLYHGWANRLPLVSYLARGHGWTMVYYDEIASVFVPSDDAHRETRERALAAFAEIRRARLVAPDPEPPSAWRRALSVPVAETWRQRSYGNMLRSLGLAEEAARAFRRALALDPDDTDARTNLGFVYWSLNQRDAAVEAWREVLRRDPTNERVAQALARVAGAGAR, encoded by the coding sequence ATGGTCGTGCAGCCGACGCCGTCGCGCGTGCGCTGGATCGCGCCGGCTTCGGTCGTGCTGCTCGCGGTCGCGTTCTCGGTGCACCGGCTCGAGGACTTCGACACGTGGTACCACCTCGCGGCCGGGCGCCTCATGCTCGCGACCGGGACGTGGCCGGCGACGAACACGTTCTCGCTGACGGCGCCCGAGTATCCCTGGATCGACCTGCATTGGATCTTCCAGCTGCTCCTCTACGCGGCATGGACGATCGGCGGCATCGACGGCACGATCGTGCTCGCCGCGACGCTGATGGGCGCCACGACGTTCGTGCTGTACGGCGTCACGCGGCGCTTCGTGCCGCCGGCGCTCGCGGCGTTCCTCCTGGCGCTCGCGCTCGTGATCTCGTCGCCGCGCTTCGTGCCGCGGCCGGAGGTGCTGTCGTTTCTGTATTTCGCCGTCTATCTCCGGCTGCTGGAGGACCGATCCCGCAGCGGGCGCGCCGTCTTCCTCCTCGTGCCGATCCAGATCTTGTGGGTGAACACGCAGGGAATCTTCGCGGTCGGGATCGCGCTGATCGGGTGCTACTGGCTCGGCGCGACGCTCGCCTTCCTGCCGCTGCCGCGCGGTTGGCGCGAGGAGAGCGCGCTCGACCCGGCGGCGTGGCGGCGACTCACCGCGGTCCTCGTGCTCGCGACGCTCGCGTGCTTCCTGAACCCGTGGGGGATCGAGGGCGCGCTCTTTCCCTTCCAGCTGCTCCCGCGCGTGACGGGGAGCTCGCTCTTCTCGGCCCGGATCGGCGAGTTCCGGCCGCCGCTGGCTTCCGGATACGCGCCGCCGCTCGTGTCCACGTGGGTCGCGTTGCTGGCACTCGCCGCCGCGTCCTTCGTCGTGAACCTGCGGCGCTGGCACCTCGGGCGCTTCCTCGCGACGGTCGCGTTCGGCTACCTGTCGACGCAGTCGCTCCGCAACATGGCGTTCTTCGGCTGGATAGCGGCGCCGGCGATCGCCGCGAACGTCGGCCCGTGGCTCGCGCGGCGTTCCGTTCCCTCCGCGGCGCGATCGGCGCTCGCGGCGGGCGGCATCGTCGCCATCATGCTGCTGATCGGCGCGGTCGCCACCAACCAGTACTCCCGCCTCATGGGCATCGAGCGCGAGTTCGGACTCGGGGTGTCGCGGGCGCGCTTTCCGAGCGCCGCCGTCGCCTTCATCGAGCAAACGAGGATCACGGGCCGCGCCTTCAACTGCCTCGCGATGGGCGGGTATCTCGCCTGGAGCCGGCCGAACGATCCGGTCTTCGTCGACGGCCGGCTCGAGGCCTTCCCGGAAGACGTCTTCCGGCGCTACTTCGCGGCCATGGAACGGCCGGACAGGTGGCCGCAGGACGTCGCGCCGTACGAGCCGGACTACGCGTTCCTCTATCACGGCTGGGCCAATCGGCTGCCGCTGGTGAGCTACCTCGCGCGCGGGCACGGGTGGACGATGGTCTACTACGACGAGATCGCGTCGGTGTTCGTGCCGAGCGACGACGCGCATCGCGAGACGCGGGAGCGGGCACTGGCCGCGTTCGCCGAGATCCGCCGGGCGCGGCTGGTCGCGCCCGATCCCGAGCCGCCGAGCGCCTGGCGGCGCGCGCTCTCCGTGCCGGTGGCCGAAACCTGGCGCCAACGCTCGTACGGCAACATGCTGCGCAGCCTCGGGCTCGCCGAGGAGGCCGCGCGCGCCTTCCGGCGCGCTCTCGCCCTCGACCCCGACGACACGGACGCCCGCACCAACCTCGGTTTCGTCTACTGGTCCTTGAACCAGCGCGACGCCGCCGTCGAGGCATGGCGCGAGGTGCTGCGGCGCGACCCTACCAACGAGCGCGTGGCGCAGGCCCTCGCGCGCGTGGCCGGCGCCGGCGCGCGCTGA
- a CDS encoding DegQ family serine endoprotease: protein MKTEVRVRPWHLALISLSGGAIGALVFAALTPARIESQMDGAIPSFAGLAQEVMPAVVNINTTKNVPARTQRRQFPRGQDPFEQFFGEDFWDRFGGGRRGPSKQRSLGSGFVIDEAGYIVTNRHVVEGADDIDVQFSTGKSYKAKLVGEDAKTDVALLKIKPDARIPTVPLGDSDKLQVGDWVLAAGNPFGLSHTLTAGIVSARDRVIGAGPYDDFIQTDASINPGNSGGPLFDQRGRVIGINTAIFSQSGGNIGIGFATPINLARAVVDQLRATGKVTRGWLGVSIQPLGPDLRQALGLGDTEGALIADVLPKSPAATSGLKRGDVVIGMDGKTISEPGQLSRTIATMSPGSTTRLQIVRDGKERTLDVKVGKQPEDIAHGPESMTDEDDEGGRASAGSLGLQLDNLTDQTRRQLGYGRDVVGALVTGVANGSPAEEAGMRPGDLILQVDRRDVDSARTAAAVLSKASPPVLLLVRRGESTVFLTLSPQR from the coding sequence ATGAAAACCGAAGTGCGCGTAAGGCCCTGGCACCTCGCGCTGATCAGCCTGAGCGGCGGGGCGATCGGGGCGCTCGTCTTTGCGGCGCTCACGCCGGCGCGGATCGAGTCGCAGATGGACGGCGCCATCCCGTCTTTCGCCGGACTCGCCCAGGAGGTGATGCCGGCGGTCGTCAACATCAACACGACCAAGAACGTCCCCGCCCGCACGCAGCGTCGCCAGTTCCCACGCGGCCAGGATCCGTTCGAGCAGTTCTTCGGCGAGGACTTCTGGGACCGCTTCGGCGGCGGGCGGCGGGGTCCGTCGAAGCAGCGGAGCCTCGGCTCGGGCTTCGTGATCGACGAGGCGGGCTACATCGTGACGAATCGCCACGTCGTCGAGGGCGCCGACGACATCGACGTGCAGTTCTCGACCGGCAAGTCCTACAAGGCGAAGCTCGTCGGCGAGGACGCCAAGACCGACGTCGCGCTCCTGAAGATCAAGCCCGACGCCAGGATCCCGACGGTCCCGCTCGGTGATTCCGACAAGCTGCAGGTCGGCGACTGGGTGCTCGCGGCCGGCAACCCGTTCGGCCTGTCGCACACGCTCACGGCCGGCATCGTCTCGGCCCGCGACCGCGTGATCGGCGCCGGTCCCTACGACGACTTCATCCAGACCGACGCCTCCATCAACCCGGGGAACTCCGGCGGCCCGCTCTTCGATCAGCGCGGCCGGGTCATCGGCATCAACACGGCGATCTTCAGTCAGAGCGGGGGCAACATCGGCATCGGCTTCGCCACGCCGATCAACCTGGCGCGCGCGGTCGTCGATCAGCTCCGCGCGACCGGCAAGGTGACGCGCGGCTGGCTCGGCGTCAGCATCCAACCGCTCGGCCCGGACCTGCGGCAGGCGCTCGGCCTCGGCGACACCGAGGGCGCGCTCATCGCCGACGTCCTTCCGAAGAGCCCGGCCGCCACCTCGGGGCTCAAGCGCGGTGACGTGGTGATCGGCATGGACGGCAAGACGATCTCCGAGCCCGGGCAGCTCTCCCGCACGATCGCGACCATGTCTCCCGGCAGCACGACACGACTCCAGATCGTCCGCGACGGCAAGGAGCGCACGCTCGACGTGAAGGTCGGAAAGCAACCCGAGGACATCGCGCACGGCCCCGAGTCCATGACCGACGAGGACGACGAAGGCGGCCGCGCCTCGGCGGGAAGCCTCGGGCTCCAGCTCGACAACCTGACCGACCAGACGCGCCGCCAGCTCGGCTACGGCCGCGACGTCGTCGGCGCCCTCGTCACGGGCGTCGCGAACGGGAGTCCGGCCGAGGAGGCGGGCATGCGCCCGGGTGACCTGATCCTGCAGGTCGACCGGCGCGACGTCGACTCGGCGCGTACCGCCGCCGCCGTGCTCTCCAAGGCCTCCCCACCGGTCCTGCTGCTGGTTCGGAGGGGCGAGAGCACCGTGTTCCTGACCCTCTCTCCGCAACGCTGA
- a CDS encoding M20/M25/M40 family metallo-hydrolase: MANGVSRERLTALFLELVRIDSLSRKEHLVADRLARELVVVGAEVWTDDAGTAVGGTTGNVLARVKGSADVAPLLLSAHMDTVIPGEGVQPIVEGDVIRSDGRTVLGGDDKSGCAIICEVLRVLRDEGIPHGDIEVAFTICEEVGLLGAKHLDVRALTARAGLVLDSDAPGYLFTRAPASNHLVFTVHGLEAHAGMAPERGINAIQVAAEGVAAMKLGRIDDETTANIGVVTGGGAVNVVPNRVRLEGEARSHDAGKLAAQSDHMRAALEAAAARHVIAIDGEERRARVETIVEQSYEAMNVPDAAPIVQLVLRAAAALGHGVESAAMGGGCDANVLNGRGFQVANLGTGMRDIHTVKEWLRVSDMIRTAEVIVEMLRLHAARDELL, from the coding sequence ATGGCGAACGGGGTCTCCCGCGAGCGGCTGACGGCGCTCTTCCTCGAGCTGGTACGAATCGACAGCCTTTCGCGCAAGGAGCACCTCGTCGCGGACCGTCTCGCGCGCGAGCTCGTGGTGGTCGGGGCCGAGGTCTGGACCGACGACGCCGGCACCGCGGTCGGCGGCACCACCGGCAACGTGCTCGCTCGGGTGAAGGGCAGCGCCGACGTCGCGCCCCTCCTCCTCTCGGCGCACATGGACACGGTGATCCCCGGCGAAGGCGTGCAGCCGATCGTCGAGGGCGACGTGATTCGAAGCGACGGCCGGACCGTGCTCGGAGGCGACGACAAGTCGGGGTGCGCGATCATCTGCGAAGTGCTGCGCGTGCTGCGCGACGAGGGCATCCCGCACGGCGACATCGAGGTCGCGTTCACCATCTGCGAGGAGGTCGGGCTCCTCGGCGCGAAGCACCTCGACGTGCGCGCGCTCACGGCCCGCGCCGGGCTCGTGCTCGACAGCGACGCGCCCGGCTACCTCTTCACCCGCGCTCCGGCCTCGAACCATCTCGTCTTCACGGTGCACGGGCTCGAAGCGCACGCCGGCATGGCGCCCGAGCGCGGCATCAACGCGATCCAGGTCGCGGCGGAAGGCGTCGCCGCGATGAAGCTCGGCCGCATCGACGACGAGACCACCGCCAACATCGGCGTCGTGACCGGCGGCGGCGCCGTGAACGTCGTGCCGAACCGCGTGCGCCTCGAAGGCGAGGCGCGCAGCCACGATGCGGGGAAGCTCGCCGCGCAGTCCGACCACATGCGCGCCGCGCTCGAAGCCGCGGCGGCGCGCCACGTGATCGCGATCGACGGCGAGGAGCGGCGGGCGCGCGTCGAGACGATCGTCGAGCAGAGCTACGAGGCGATGAACGTCCCCGACGCCGCGCCGATCGTCCAGCTCGTGCTGCGCGCCGCGGCCGCGCTCGGACACGGCGTCGAGAGCGCCGCCATGGGCGGCGGCTGCGATGCCAACGTGTTGAACGGCCGCGGCTTCCAGGTGGCGAACCTCGGCACCGGCATGCGTGACATCCACACCGTGAAGGAGTGGCTGCGCGTGAGCGACATGATCCGCACAGCCGAGGTGATCGTCGAAATGTTGCGGCTGCACGCCGCGCGCGACGAGCTTCTCTAA
- a CDS encoding flippase-like domain-containing protein, which yields MAEAEGRGGGLRRLLQVGVTVAAVALIARVVDVRATMRILGEAHVGWVVLAVWMYVVGQIMSAFRWWLIGRSVGLGGRITDYVRFYFIGMFFMSFGPSTLGGDFVRGLYLAEGGGRRGRAFNSVVFDRLNGLVILVAIGAAAFLIFPRYRDLAPEFTLMFWITVAFGSVLLFGWLLAPWLARMLLPPDHRLRHFVEVDLGPFWTDRRMLLASSGVSLVFHFVQIAAQWVVSRAIGLEVPLSYIAVFHPLVSAVASIPVTFSGIGLREGGYLYFLTKLGIDQPSAVAYGVLWLFVIITNSLLGGLVFLASGARLPALRDAA from the coding sequence ATGGCGGAGGCGGAGGGGAGGGGCGGCGGACTGCGGCGTCTGCTGCAGGTCGGCGTCACGGTGGCGGCGGTCGCGCTGATCGCGCGCGTCGTCGACGTGCGGGCCACGATGCGGATCCTCGGGGAGGCGCACGTCGGCTGGGTCGTGCTGGCCGTCTGGATGTACGTGGTCGGCCAGATCATGAGCGCCTTCCGCTGGTGGTTGATCGGCCGTTCGGTCGGCCTCGGCGGGCGCATCACCGACTACGTCCGCTTCTATTTCATCGGCATGTTCTTCATGTCGTTCGGTCCGAGCACGCTCGGCGGCGACTTCGTCCGCGGCCTCTACCTGGCCGAGGGCGGAGGGCGGCGCGGGCGCGCGTTCAACTCGGTGGTGTTCGACCGCTTGAACGGGTTGGTCATCCTGGTGGCGATCGGCGCGGCGGCCTTCCTGATCTTCCCGCGCTACCGCGACCTCGCGCCGGAGTTCACGCTCATGTTCTGGATCACGGTCGCGTTCGGGAGCGTCCTGCTCTTCGGGTGGCTGCTCGCGCCGTGGCTCGCGCGGATGCTGCTGCCGCCGGACCATCGCCTCCGCCACTTCGTCGAGGTCGATCTCGGACCCTTCTGGACCGATCGCCGCATGCTGCTCGCCAGCTCGGGCGTGTCGCTCGTCTTCCATTTCGTGCAGATCGCCGCGCAGTGGGTGGTGAGCCGGGCGATCGGCCTCGAGGTCCCACTCTCGTACATCGCGGTGTTCCATCCGCTCGTGAGCGCGGTCGCGTCGATTCCCGTGACGTTCTCGGGAATCGGCCTGCGCGAGGGCGGCTACCTGTACTTCCTCACCAAGCTCGGGATCGACCAACCGAGCGCGGTCGCGTACGGCGTGCTCTGGCTGTTCGTGATCATCACGAACAGCCTGCTCGGCGGGCTCGTGTTCCTCGCGAGCGGCGCACGGTTGCCGGCGCTGCGCGACGCGGCCTGA